The genomic window CTCGTGACGCGAGCGCTGAAGGGCCTCGAGGACGCGATCTCGGTCTCGATCGTCGACCCCTACCGCGGCGAGGGCGGCTGGCAGTTTACCCCCGAAAAAGAGGGCTGTACACCCGATCACGTCCACGACGCGGATTTCCTCCGGGAGCTATACGTCCGCGCGGATCCGGACGCGACCTGCCGTGTGACGGTACCGGTACTCTGGGACACGCAGGAAGACACCATCGTCAACAACGAGTCCGAAGAGATCATGCGGATGCTCGACACTGAGTTCGACGACTACGCCGATCGAGACGTCGATCTCTACCCCGAGGGCTACCGCGACGACATCGACCGGATCATCGACGAGATTTACGACCCGATCAACAACGGCGTCTACCGCGCCGGCTTCGCCACGAAACAGGGCCCCTACGACGAGGCGGTCGACGACCTCTTCGCCGCGCTCAACCACTGGGACGAGGTGCTTGCCGACCAGCGGTATCTCGCGGGCGATCGGCTCACCGAAGCCGACATCGCGATGTTCACGACGCTCGTCCGGTTCGATACCGTCTATCACACGCACTTCATGTGTAACGTCCAGTACATCCGGGAGTACGACAACCTCTGGCCGTACCTCCGGGATCTCTACCAGACGGGCGTTCCCGACCAGCGGGAGGGAACGGAACCGCGAGCGGGGAGCGGTGCGAGACGCGACCGCGGGGAGCGTCTCGACGGAGCGAACGGGGAGGAACGATCCGTGAGCGACGCGACCCGCGAGCACGGCGTCGCCGAGACGGTGAATATGGACCACATCAAGGAACACTACTACACGACCCACCCCGACGTGAACCCCCACCGGATCGTCGCTCGCGGGCCGGACCTCGCGTTCGAGGCCCCCCACGACCGCGACGACCTCCCGGGCGGCCCGCCGTCGGACCTCGTCGCAACGGCGAACGCCGACGACTAAGCGAGAGTCGGACTCGAGCGAGCGATCGAAAGCGCGGCGAAAAAACGAGAGACGGGACGACGGCTTACGATTCGGCGGCCGTCTGGTCGGCTTCGGCTTGGCCGACATCTTCGGCGTCGGTTTCGGTGTCCCCCTCGTCGGCGTCGACCGACTCGGTATCGGCTTCTTGCGTGTTTCTCGAGCCGTCGTGACCGGTCTCGCGCCGCCAGTTTTCGAAGCTGTGTTCGAACTCGTCTTCTGCCACGAACACCTTCCAGAGGATCCACGCCGGGACGAGCACCGGTATCATCGGAATCAGGACGATTACGAGTATCGCCGCCATGATGTAGCCGAACAGGGACATCTGGGTGTTCGGCCCGTAGCCCGACGACTCGGACACCTTGGTTGACATGTGCGGCGCTACGAACGTGTCGGTATTCCG from Natrinema versiforme includes these protein-coding regions:
- a CDS encoding glutathione S-transferase family protein produces the protein MNMLVDGEWRTDAYESTGDDGSFERQTTPFRDEIRDEPNARFRPEAGRYHLYVSLACPWAHRTLVTRALKGLEDAISVSIVDPYRGEGGWQFTPEKEGCTPDHVHDADFLRELYVRADPDATCRVTVPVLWDTQEDTIVNNESEEIMRMLDTEFDDYADRDVDLYPEGYRDDIDRIIDEIYDPINNGVYRAGFATKQGPYDEAVDDLFAALNHWDEVLADQRYLAGDRLTEADIAMFTTLVRFDTVYHTHFMCNVQYIREYDNLWPYLRDLYQTGVPDQREGTEPRAGSGARRDRGERLDGANGEERSVSDATREHGVAETVNMDHIKEHYYTTHPDVNPHRIVARGPDLAFEAPHDRDDLPGGPPSDLVATANADD